The following are encoded together in the Macrobrachium nipponense isolate FS-2020 chromosome 14, ASM1510439v2, whole genome shotgun sequence genome:
- the LOC135226281 gene encoding uncharacterized protein LOC135226281, with product MIRPVLIYGAETWALRGKEEIKLKRTERRMLRWIMGILLLERLENDEIRRAGWYRHVLRMDDEERVKRAWEEPVRGRRSRGRQRIRWQDRVKEHMERRGLVQDDAFDRRQWRRRIRQPTP from the coding sequence atgataagaccagtgttaatatatggagcagaaacatgggctttaagaggaaaagaggaaataaaacttaAGAGAACAGAGaggagaatgctgaggtggattatgggtatattgctgcttgagagattggaaaatgatgaaataagaagggcaggatGGTacaggcatgtgttgaggatggatgacgaggagagagtgaagagggcttgggaggaacctgttagaggaagaagatcgagagggagacagagaattagatggcaagatagAGTGAAGGAacatatggagagaagaggtttggtacaagatgatgcttttgatagaaggcagtggagaaggcgcatcaggcaaccgaccccataa